The Candidatus Fukatsuia endosymbiont of Tuberolachnus salignus nucleotide sequence GGCCATGACGAGTTGCCGGTGGTAATACCGATCCTCTTTTATCATGGAGAAACAAGCCCTTATCCCTACAGTATGGATTGGCTGGATTGTTTTGCTGACAGAGACTTAGCACAAAGAGTCTATTCTCAGCCTTTTCCTTTGGTGGATGTGACCACGATACCCGATGAAGAAATCTTGACTCACCGCAGTGTTGCTCTTCTTGAATTAGTACAAAAGCACATTTATGCGCGTGATATCATAGTGATAAGTCAGTCTATTGCACATTTACTGAATACGGGTTATACAGAGAGTGAACTGGTTAAGACATTAATGTATTATATTGCTCAGAGAGGAAAAACAGCGGATACACCGCAATTTTTCAAAACGATTGTGGAGCACGCACCGACTTACAGTGAGGACATCATGACGATTGCACAAGACCTGAGAAGAGAGGGCCGTGAGGAAGGCATGCAACAGGGCATGCAACAGGGACGTCAGGAAACTAAACTCGAAATTGCCAAGCAGCTTCTTAAAAGTGGTGTAGATAGTGCTTTGGTTAAAACATCTACTGGACTTTCTGACCGAGATATTGAAGATATTGAAGTATTGCTACATTAAGGTGTCTTAACACCTGCTATACCCGGACAGGCTGAATGATGATTCAGCCTCGGGGAATATTTCGTTAAAGGTGTTAAATACCTTTAACTAGCGAATGCCGCATACGCAAGTAGTGCGGTTTTTTTACGCCCATAGCGTGTAATGGGTCAGATAGTGAGCAATTATACACCTTCAATAAAACTAAATTCACCTTTAGCCTGCCGTCTTTGTGACTGTTTCAAAGATGGGATGGTATTCGTTAATTTTGTTAATAGAAGCAAAGCCCAACCCCCCGCTGACGCAACATCAAAGCTTAATTAATCTTCCGCTCCGGTAACGTACCGGAGGTCATTAATCGCAATTCACTTGCAAGGAATTCTCCATGTCAAATGTCATCACTCTCTATCAACAGGTAAAAATGTCTAGCCGTGAAATTGCTCGACTAACGGGCAAACAGCATAAAGACGTACTTTATGACTGTAGAAAAATGTTTGAAGTGCTCACCATTCAATCGGCGGACTTTTCCGCCGAT carries:
- a CDS encoding Rpn family recombination-promoting nuclease/putative transposase; the encoded protein is MSNVNVARDFLQFHLPPEIKEQCDFSTLKIEPGSFIEPNLRQHYSDIVYSLKTKEGKRCYIHCLIEHQSTPKKLMAFRLFRYSIPIMQQHLDQGHDELPVVIPILFYHGETSPYPYSMDWLDCFADRDLAQRVYSQPFPLVDVTTIPDEEILTHRSVALLELVQKHIYARDIIVISQSIAHLLNTGYTESELVKTLMYYIAQRGKTADTPQFFKTIVEHAPTYSEDIMTIAQDLRREGREEGMQQGMQQGRQETKLEIAKQLLKSGVDSALVKTSTGLSDRDIEDIEVLLH